The Pochonia chlamydosporia 170 chromosome 1, whole genome shotgun sequence genome window below encodes:
- a CDS encoding vesicular-fusion protein SEC18 (similar to Aspergillus terreus NIH2624 XP_001213320.1), producing the protein MSRAPPPGGSGRMPYAGGLPGQNPRMPSNQGGRPPPGGQYGADSFQGYGAPQGYGDPRMSQGAGPRSPGVPRYSEKGSAGQPAPRPVQLRVEKVTDKMLQSRLIYSNICAVAPEDFPPNRDGSDLYILVRGGQPEGEFVVTARPVPGFPPGGISLSDPQRSWCNITIRDTFVGEVFDPFAQGGRAYLGSIDLEIGFASATKRTPVPYDEDELAAQFADNFANQVLAPGQRIVMDVRNIPLLIIVKTVGLSDLAMSSDDTGKQVFRDGQARGILTSQTRVLFHRDHKGDFHLKPSMSKPNANAILAPDFKFEDMGIGGLGDEFSTIFRRAFASRVFPPGLVARMGIPHVKGMLLYGPPGTGKTLIARQIGKMLNARPPKVINGPEVLNKYVGQSEENVRKLFADAEKEYKDRGDESSLHIIIFDELDAVCKQRGSGTGGGTGVGDSVVNQLLSKLDGVDQLNNILLIGMTNRKDMIDDALMRPGRLEVHIEISLPDEQGRNDIFKIHTAKMRENDILDPDVDLEELAGMTKNYSGAEINGVVKAAASFAFSRHTEVGQMAAVKQDVAGMKVNRADFMLALTEVKPAYGVSEAELEDAVSMGIIPFSQYITSTMDEMMRVVGMIKNDPNKFSTSVLFHGPKGSGKTALAAQLAMQSDFPFVKLVTPMDLVGYRDDFAKKDYVHKAFTDAYKSPASILILDDFERLIGWNPIGARYSNVMLEALTTLIVSKPPRNHRLLVFVTTSKASVLKMLEIDTDFAKKVAVPAVSDVHELATILQESSIFNSGDINQVINTVQQRTGSDKIGIGIKAIQDCIFESKAAETEGSVLEAFSDLLLERIQEMSFE; encoded by the exons ATGTCCAGAGCACCTCCCCCAGGCGGTTCTGGCAGAATGCCTTATGCCGGCGGTTTACCTGGGCAGAACCCTCGAATGCCTTCCAACCAGGGAGGCCGACCTCCGCCAGGCGGCCAATATGGCGCAGATTCATTTCAGGGCTATGGAGCTCCTCAAGGATATGGCGACCCTCGCATGAGCCAAGGGGCTGGTCCTCGATCGCCTGGAGTGCCGAGATACTCAGAGAAGGGGTCAGCCGGGCAGCCTGCCCCTCGACCAGTTCAGCTGAGAGTTGAGAAAGTCACTGACAAAATGTTACAATCTCGACTCATCTACAGCAATAT ATGCGCTGTTGCGCCAGAGGACTTCCCACCCAACCGCGACGGTTCCGATTTGTACATTCTTGTGCGAGGTGGTCAGCCAGAGGGAGAATTTGTTGTCACAGCACGACCAGTTCCCGGGTTTCCTCCAGGAGGCATCAGTCTGTCTGATCCCCAACGGTCCTGGTGCAACATTACTATTCGAGACACATTCGTGGGAGAGGTGTTTGATCCGTTTGCCCAGGGTGGTAGAGCATACCTGGGTTCCATCGATTTGGAAATAGGCTTCGCGTCTGCCACCAAGAGGACGCCGGTACCGTACGATGAGGATGAACTCGCGGCGCAATTTGCCGACAACTTTGCAAACCAAGTTCTGGCTCCCGGACAGCGcattgtgatggatgttCGCAATATTCCACTGCTTATTATTGTCAAGACGGTCGGACTCAGTGACCTTGCCATGTCCTCAGATGACACTGGCAAGCAGGTTTTCCGGGATGGGCAAGCAAGAGGCATCCTCACCAGCCAGACGAGAGTCTTGTTCCACCGGGATCACAAGGGAGATTTTCACCTCAAGCCGTCTATGAGCAagcccaacgccaatgcGATTTTGGCCCCTGACTTCAAATTTGAAGACATGGGTATCGGTGGTCTAGGTGACGAGTTCTCTACCATTTTCCGTCGCGCTTTCGCCTCCCGTGTGTTCCCTCCCGGACTTGTGGCAAGGATGGGCATTCCGCACGTCAAGGGAATGTTGCTTTACGGACCCCCCGGTACTGGCAAGACTCTTATTGCCCGTCAAATCGGAAAAATGCTCAACGCACGGCCTCCAAAGGTCATCAACGGTCCAGAAGTTTTGAACAAATACGTGGGTCAGTCTGAAGAGAATGTTCGTAAACTATTCGCAGACGCCGAGAAGGAATACAAGGACAGAGGCGACGAGAGTAGTCTTCATATCATCATTTTCGATGAACTCGACGCCGTCTGCAAACAACGTGGCTCTGGAACTGGAGGAGGTACCGGAGTGGGAGACAGCGTTGTGAACCAGCTGCTCTCCAAGCTTGATGGTGTCGaccaactcaacaacattcTTCTAATAGGAATGACCAATCGAAAGGACATGATTGATGATGCTCTCATGCGACCTGGCCGTTTGGAAGTTCACATTGAAATCTCTCTCCCTgacgaacaaggtcgaaaCGACATCTTCAAGATCCACACTGCCAAAATGAGGGAAAATGACATCCTCGACCCGGACGTCGACCTAGAAGAGCTCGCGGGCATGACAAAGAACTACTCGGGTGCCGAAATCAATGGTGTTGTGAAAGCCGCTGCCTCGTTTGCCTTTTCGCGCCACACTGAAGTTGGTCAAATGGCTGCCGTTAAACAGGACGTTGCTGGCATGAAGGTCAACCGCGCCGATTTCATGCTGGCGCTAACAGAAGTGAAGCCAGCGTATGGTGTGTCCGAGGCGGAGCTCGAGGATGCTGTCAGCATGGGCATTATCCCCTTCAGCCAGTACATTACGTCGACAATGGACGAGATGATGCGCGTGGTGGGCATGATCAAGAACGACCCCAACAAGTTCAGCACCTCTGTGCTCTTCCACGGCCCCAAGGGCTCAGGAAAGACTGCTCTCGCAGCCCAACTTGCTATGCAATCAGACTTTCCTTTTGTCAAGTTAGTTACGCCAATGGATCTTGTCGGGTATAGAgatgactttgccaagaaggacTATGTTCACAAGGCATTTACGGATGCTTACAAGTCGCCTGCTTCTATTCTCATCCTCGATGACTTTGAGCGTCTTATTGGGTGGAATCCCATTGGAGCTCGTTACTCCAACGTTATGCTAGAAGCTCTTACCACACTCATTGTTTCCAAGCCTCCCAGA AATCACCGTCTTCTCGTTTTCGTCACCACATCCAAGGCATCGGTCCTCAAAATGCTCGAGATCGATACGGACTTCGCAAAGAAGGTGGCCGTCCCTGCAGTCTCCGACGTGCACGAGCTGGCTACAATCTTACAGGAGTCAAGTATCTTCAACTCTGGTGATATTAACCAGGTTATTAATACGGTACAGCAACGCACAGGCTCAGACAAGATTGGTATCGGTATCAAGGCGATCCAGGATTGCATCTTTGAGTCCAAGGCGGCTGAGACAGAGGGCAGTGTGTTGGAGGCATTCTCGGATCTGTTGTTGGAGAGGATTCAAGAGATGAGTTTTGAATAG
- a CDS encoding homocitrate synthase (similar to Metarhizium robertsii ARSEF 23 XP_007818772.1) has protein sequence MPLHLLGKKSWNVYNADNIARVRRDEATAKAAEDAEDQRMQEIDAQRRLAILRGEAPPPITYDKEDEPVESHRPSRESGPDHHGSARRKRKRPGEDDTDFELRLAKQRAEPANTSLEGSQRTSSSAPIVDHRGHIDLFGDEKTRAHAEKNEEAEMESQKKKREYEDQYTMRLSNAAGKNGTNRPWYSQADAERGDAPLKDVWGNDDPRRKDRDEKRIVASDPLAMMKKGASRVRELKQERKKFQEEREEELRQMRRDERRREKHRRREDRETRRRSESPRSDRSRRRSRDRRDEKDDRERDRGRRRDRERERSHRRESRSQERERRHRHYD, from the exons ATGCCTTT GCACTTATTAGGGAAAAAGTCCTGGAACGTCTACAATGCCGACAACATCGCAAGGGTCCGCCGCGACGAGGCCACGGCCAAGGCTGCAGAAGACGCAGAAGACCAGCGCATGCAAGAAATCGATGCCCAGCGCCGACTAGCAATCCTACGAGGCGAAGCACCACCGCCCATCACCTATGACAAGGAAGATGAACCAGTTGAATCACACAGGCCGAGCAGGGAGAGCGGCCCAGATCACCATGGGAGCGCACGTCGAAAGCGAAAGCGCCCTGGCGAAGACGACACAGATTTCGAATTGAGACTCGCAAAACAGAGAGCAGAGCCAGCAAACACGTCACTTGAAGGATCCCAAAGAACAAGCAGTTCGGCACCCATCGTAGACCACCGCGGCCACATCGACCTATTCGGAGACGAAAAAACCAGGGCCCATGCAGAAAAGAACGAAGAAGCAGAGATGGAGTCgcaaaagaagaagcgaGAATATGAAGATCAATATACCATGCGATTATCCAATGCAGCAGGCAAAAACGGAACCAATCGGCCGTGGTACTCACAAGCAGATGCTGAGAGAGGAGACGCGCCTTTGAAAGATGTATGGGGTAATGACGATCCCAGGCGAAAGGACAGGGATGAGAAACGCATAGTCGCCAGTGACCCTCTtgcgatgatgaagaagggggCGTCACGGGTGAGGGAATTGAAACAGGAGCGGAAGAAATTCCAGGAAGAGCGGGAGGAAGAGTTGCGTCAGATGCGGAGGGACGAAAGGCGCAGGGAGAAGCATAGGCGGAGAGAGGACCGGGAAACAAGACGTCGTAGTGAATCACCGAGATCGGATAGGAGTCGGCGTCGGTCAAGAGATAGGCGCGATGAAAAGGATGATAGGGAGCGAGATAGGGGTAGAAGGAGGGATAGAGAACGAGAACGTTCACACCGACGTGAGTCTCGTTCTCAAGAAAGGGAACGGCGTCATCGTCATTATGATTAA
- a CDS encoding phosphatidate cytidylyltransferase family protein (similar to Metarhizium acridum CQMa 102 XP_007809947.1): protein MSLRRKAASSVPETPRVISPSPTPSEHELDYSAPTTRSAARKRMTPSQQSLDEHPLEDDVDDEVPGLRRSRTRSRSPIDSRKVSRMTPSNSNLATKSSSKDTSEKIVSNGKVATSNGHLAPPQPATPSGWSWRDFSRSPSPLGLIPIHRQWRTFVHKHEVPRKALHVSIGFFVVWLYTTGTQTQSVPPYLMAALIPIATTDWLRHRYASVNRLYVRLLGALMRESEYSGYNGVIFYLLGAWAVLYFLPKDVGVMSVLLLSWCDTAASTFGRLWGRYTPRIRRGKSLAGSFAAFLFGVATSFFFYGWLVPVIGPMPGDENFMFKGSLSLPVAVTNALGVSQAAATVTGTLALSIMGLWSGFVASASEVVDIFGWDDNLTIPILSGIGIWGFLKLFA, encoded by the coding sequence ATGTCTCTACGCCGCAAGGCAGCTTCGTCTGTCCCGGAGACGCCTCGCGTCATTTCACCGAGTCCTACGCCCTCTGAGCATGAACTGGATTACTCAGCGCCTACAACGCGCTCCGCGGCTAGAAAGAGAATGACGCCCTCGCAACAATCTCTGGATGAGCACCCGctggaagatgatgttgatgacgaggttCCTGGCCTGCGTAGGTCCCGCACGAGAAGCAGGTCGCCCATCGACTCTCGAAAGGTTTCGCGCATGACTCCGAGCAACTCCAACCTCGCTACGAAATCATCCTCCAAAGACACATCCGAAAAAATCGTTTCAAACGGCAAAGTGGCCACGTCAAACGGGCACCTGGCCCCTCCTCAGCCTGCGACTCCCTCAGGTTGGTCCTGGAGGGACTTTAGCCGCAGTCCCAGCCCGCTCGGCCTCATCCCCATTCATCGGCAATGGCGAACATTTGTCCACAAGCACGAGGTGCCTCGGAAAGCGCTCCATGTCTCGATTGGCTTCTTTGTGGTGTGGCTGTACACTACGGGCACGCAGACACAGTCTGTTCCGCCGTATCTCATGGCTGCTTTGATCCCCATTGCCACGACAGACTGGCTTCGGCATCGGTACGCCTCCGTTAATAGGTTGTACGTACGATTGCTTGGAGCACTCATGCGAGAAAGCGAGTACTCGGGCTATAATGGCGTCATTTTCTACCTGCTTGGTGCTTGGGCTGTTTTGTACTTCCTTCCCAAGGATGTTGGTGTAATGAGTGTCTTGCTTCTGAGTTGGTGCgacaccgccgccagcacTTTTGGACGACTCTGGGGTCGTTATACACCTCGAATTCGCCGCGGCAAATCCCTCGCCGGCTCGTTCGCCGCCTTCTTGTTTGGCGTGGCTacgtccttcttcttttaTGGCTGGTTGGTCCCCGTTATCGGACCTATGCCCGGCGACGAGAACTTCATGTTCAAAGGGTCTCTGTCGCTGCCGGTAGCAGTGACCAATGCCCTTGGCGTGTCTcaggctgctgccactgtGACGGGcactttggccttgtccatCATGGGTCTATGGTCTGGTTTTGTGGCTTCCGCCAGTGAAGTTGTCGATATCTTTGGTTGGGACGACAACCTAACGATACCCATCCTCAGCGGCATTGGAATTTGGGGCTTCCTTAAGCTATTCGCTTGA
- a CDS encoding histidinolphosphatase-like protein (similar to Beauveria bassiana ARSEF 2860 XP_008596621.1), whose amino-acid sequence MADQAPISLNLPSKYISKSANLASKSPAPSIEWLTATWTVTHSTLHMWRSARNVRITYKPLPPKADGSPRIDDLVEYEPTKSSGVLKTVAGVDTQSADGGWDWRGKGLLFFVSSHWELLGWGEVVNAEGKKERWAVTWFAPTVFTKEGVDVYCDSEAGLSEETYGRIEEALKGMEAREIVDMTERDMRAVEIKLPRVAG is encoded by the coding sequence atGGCCGACCAAGCTCCCATATCCCTCAACCTCCCTTCAAAATACATCTCCAAATCCGCCAACTTAGCCAGCAAATCCCCAGCCCCAAGCATCGAATGGCTCACCGCAACATGGACAGTCACCCACTCAACCCTTCACATGTGGCGATCAGCGCGCAACGTCCGCATCACGTACAAGCCTCTGCCTCCCAAAGCCGACGGCAGTCCACGCATAGACGACCTGGTAGAATACGAACCCACCAAGTCGTCGGGCGTGCTAAAGACCGTCGCGGGAGTCGATACGCAGTCCGCTGATGGGGGCTGGGACTGGAGGGGCAAAGGGTTGCTGTTCTTCGTGTCGAGTCACTGGGAGTTACTTGGCTGGGGGGAGGTTGTGAACGCggaggggaagaaggagaggtGGGCGGTTACGTGGTTTGCTCCGACGGTGTTTACGAaggagggtgttgatgtgtaTTGTGATTCGGAGGCGGGGTTGAGCGAGGAGACGTATGGGAGGATTGAGGAGGCGTTGAAGGGGATGGAGGCGAGGGAGATTGTGGATATGACGGAGAGGGATATGAGGGCTGTTGAGATTAAGTTGCCGAGGGTTGCGGGCTGA
- a CDS encoding homocitrate synthase, mitochondrial precursor (similar to Aspergillus terreus NIH2624 XP_001210992.1) → MCGDGSTNGTPVPTVHKPHHASAPYQSVGDFLSNTDKFQIIESTLREGEQFANAFFDTETKIKIATALSDFGVEYIELTSPAASEQSRKDCEAICKLGLKAKILTHVRCTMEDAKLAVETGVDGVDVVIGTSSFLREHSHGKDMAYITKTAIEVINYIKSQGREVRFSSEDSFRSDLVDLLSLYKAVDAVGVHRVGVADTVGCATPRQVYDLVRTLRGVVSCDIETHFHNDTGCAIANAHAALEAGATHIDTSVLGIGERNGITPLGGLLARMIVGSHDYVTSRYKLHKLKEIEDMVAEAVEINVPFNNPITGFCAFTHKAGIHAKAILNMPSTYEIINPADFGMSRYVHFASRLTGWNAIKSRVEQLGLSMTDEQVKEVTQKIKQMADIRPLAIDDTDSIIRSFHLELQQQ, encoded by the exons ATGTGCGGCGACGGTTCTACCAACGGCACTCCTGTCCCGACAGTCCACAAGCCTCACCATGCTTCTGCTCCGTACCAGTCCGTCGGTGACTTTTTGTCAAATACCGACAAGTTTCAGATTATTGAGAGTACTTTGAGAGAGGGCGAGCAGTTTGCCAATGCGTTCTTTGATACCG Agaccaagatcaagat TGCGACCGCTCTCTCAGACTTTGGCGTCGAGTACATTGAGCTTACCTCCCCCGCTGCCTCCGAGCAGTCCCGCAAGGATTGCGAGGCCATCTGCAAGCTTGGtctcaaggccaagattttGACCC ACGTCCGGTGTACC ATggaggatgccaagcttgCTGTCGAGACTGGTGTTGACGGTGTAGATGTTGTTATTGGCACTTCTAGCTTCCTCCGTGAGCACTCCCACGGCAAGGATATGGCTTACATTACCAAGACTGCCATTGAGGTCATCAACTATATCAAGAG CCAAGGACGCGAGGTCCGATTTTCGTCTGAGGACTCCTTCCGATCCGACCTTGTCGATCTTTTGTCTCTTTAcaaggctgttgatgctgttggtgtgCACcgtgttggtgttgctgacaCTGTTGGATGTGCTACGCCTCGACAGGTTTATGATCTTGTTAGAACTTTGAGAGGTGTCGTCTCTTGCGATATTGAGACCCATTTCCACAACGATACTGGCTGTGCCATTGCCAACGCACACGCCGCTCTGGAAGCTGGTGCCACCC ACATTGATACCTCCGTTTTGGGCATCGGTGAGCGTAATGGTATTACT CCTCTTGGTGGCCTCCTCGCCCGCATGATTGTTGGCAGCCACGACTACGTCACCTCCCGATACAAGCTgcacaagctcaaggagattgaggacATGGTTGCCGAGGCCGTTGAGATCAATGTTCCCTTCAACAACCCCATTACCGGATTCTGCGCCTTCACCCACAAGGCTGGTATTCACGCCAAGGCTATTCTCAACATGCCCAGCACCTACGAGATTATCAACCCTGCCGATTTCGGTATGAGCCGATACGTCCACTTTGCCTCTCGATTGACTGGATGGAACGCCATCAAGAGCCGTGTTGAGCAGCTCGGCTTGTCCATGACCGACGAGCAGGTCAAGGAAGT TACCCAGAAGATTAAGCAAATGGCTGATATTCGACCtcttgccattgacgacACAGACTCGATTATCCGATCGTTCCACCTTGAGCTTCAGCAGCAATAG